The genomic segment GTAAAAAGaaactattaaaacatttcatccaaataagtttttcataacataagtattcatttcatttaataagtcaacatggcttatgagtattttaaaaaaaaaacttagctcctgccaaaatcattctcgagGATACCTTGACCGAGGCATCTTACCGAGTCTGTCAAGACTgtaaaaatttcgtatacatgaaaacatatttttaatttgaaaaacacagtcgttccttagCATTAGCGGAATTCATtgtcacgaggtggttcgacgtgatgtagactctaaccatacctcagaAGATACCatacgcgcctctccgaccgAGATACATATTTATATCCGGAttccatgcccctctaataggctagtccacagaatccGCCCACTAcaacaagctaaacccaccatataataaaattttaacagtatgacagggctaatataaTACTACCCAACCTGTAAggttaaaataaaacaattcatacaattcataaaacacagcccaaccagtcatgccaacacaataacaatataacataagccatcaattttcaatcataaatttacaatatactagtggtctccaattactttattttcaaaatcgttatttcgtttcaagataatttataaagtcttttcatttaaacatattttgtttacaaaacataaaaatttaccatttgaactcattgtcataaaattcaccaacaccgaataaaaacatactttagataattaaaataatggtaaagttactcacaatgtctagagtggggattttcgaaatactcagactactggtcctcgggtaCAATTCTTTTACCTTTATctgaggactcaccaccttgacgcaatacaaaatcgagaaattcaccacattggtactaaattgaaattaaactaatttagactactaatgcataatatggaatgcaaaatgtccgaTTAATCGCTTAAATGTAatattcgacctaagtcacactatactcAGTCTAATCAGCTAAAATCTctaatttaacttcaaatcaattcttttcactttctacactccaattatacctaaattacctcagtaactatgaatgagattcaatttattagtctcgggtcaataatcacacatgtctatacattgagcaaaaattcaaattttcacaccaaaattttccatttaatttctagtctcaccaaacatcaaatatcaccaaaatatcatgaaatataatcaatttcagtctcaatattctccctagaaaattcagcctcTTATGAGTAatgagagaaaatgaatttttttctagttgttttgtttctaaatatgctaaactaactaaaaacattaacataacttagaatcaaatcaatccaacttcattctctctccatactgatttggtcagccatgaatttaccatgaaaatatgaaatttaatcatgaaaaataaggagaaatgcatgggaaaggtagatcacaagtcaaaatcaagaaattttacctttgattgcttgattatttgaaatcccacactttttcttcaattttcccgcctaggttttgtgtttttcctttcctctctttgtttttactatggccagccacatgaagagaaaatgggataaatatgggctaatttttatgaaaaataataaaatatctttacttaacacatgtcacatgcttattagtctatttttcttttttttatactttaataattatgcttccattctccaccacataattagtcaaaggtcaaaatgaggataagggaagatcatgtgctggacaagtgttatgatggtggaaaattacgattttgcccttgaggtgataaaattatcattttacccctatgcttcGAAAAATATcgagattacaatttttcacttctcaacctcaaattatactccaataagtcaaatatgatcaaaatctttaaaaaaattttcattttgtcctcgagtggtaaaattaccattttgcccctagatagcaaaattttcaatttgactccaatttgatcatcgaactctaaatcaccattttaagtcattctaggactttaaaattctcaatttcaccttaaattctctatttgatctagttcgaagTTTAGTTCAACTTAGTTATACTGATAAGTacactaccgacttttaacgattttcgaggttttcctagcatgcaaacatactatccatcacatgcatgtcatgacaagtattttataaggtcaggctttacatTTAGTGTTGCAAATATTATTTCTTCTAAATCTGCatgttaaaattaaacaaatcgAATTCTATTAAACACATAActgataatttctttttcaggttaattgagataaaaaaatgaagcatgaaagaaaatttcatgAAGTGATTTTTTTATCACTTGGGTTCTACCTAGCTTCCATATTATTTGGTTCAATGTGGTTTATGATACTGCCCAAAATGGATACGAAGCATTTGAAGGAGAGCCTAGGTCAAATTCTGTTGGTGTTGGTCAGTTATTTTATGTTTGGCATTGTGGTTGGTTTGATTCTTCCCCTCGTCAGTATGATGGGCTGCGCTTCACTCACGTCTTTGTTTAACTACCCAAGTGAGTTATATAGTAGTGACAATGCAGAGTGCAAAGAAACAAGATTTCCTGTTTGGTTTACTGCTCCCGCATACATCTTGTGTTGTATTTTGATTCGAATATCCTGGACGCTGCTAAATGATTATTGTGGAAAGCTGTTGAAGCGTCCAGAAGAAGATGGATTCCTGGTGGTAGTCCCGATTATTTCTTATTCCTTAGGCTTCACCCATTCCCTTGTCTTGGCTCTCTGTTTTGGATTCTGTATCTTGTGGGAAATTGCAAAGAAATCTTCGAAGTCCGTAAAAATTTCTCCAATTTCTGATATCGAGAGTGTTCAATCCAAATAGTGAAATAGTCGAATTTTCTTCAGGCCCCTTTAGTAAGCTTATAATAATGCAtgtgttaattttatattttcttttaataaacatgatttattttacaaaataattttttttttcttcaactttGCTAACCTTAAACATTACCCGACCTGCCTCcgttgttttctttttctaattccTTTATTGCTATGGTATCCATTGTTTACTTattcttttgatttaaattatcaaagCTACACTTCTTCACATAACTTCAATAGTTTTGATTACAAACAAGACAGGTAATTTATTACAAAAACAAGTTCAGCATAAAATGCCACAAAGATACGAAATTCTAAATAATGTTATTAAAaggacaatatatatatatataggccTTTTCTAGTTGCATCTAAAAGCAAGTGCAAGGAGTGCATTCATTCCAATCTCAGCTTGCTTCCAGCAAATCTGCAGACAAACTTTTCCACTTCCATTTTTTCAATTCCAAAATTCTAGTCTAACGTAGTTCGGAAATTAGAATCAAATTAACTTATATCAGCTCTGTTCAAAAGATGAATAATTGTGTTCAATCCACTCATCATCTTTGGACTTGGGGGAATGACAAATAAGAGGAAAGCATTGACCATTATCAAGTTATGGTGGCAAGCTCTACAAACAAAAGCTTAGAGAAATCTCATATGTATCATTGATTTGTGGGGAAAAAGAATTTGGGTGCGGGAAACCCTTTCCTATATCTGCAACTGATGAAAACATGTATTTGTCGATTTCAAAAAACAATGCAGTGAATACCAAGAGGGAGGATGGCTTTGCTGCTTTAGAGATGATTTGCATGCTAAAGCTTCAGTTCTTACCGTCAACTGAAGTTTTCCATCACTGAAAGCTCATCTCCTATCAAACTCTAAAGTAGCTCCAATGTTGTTCTTTCACGAAACAAAATAGCTCCTATCAAAACTCTCAAGTAGCTATTGTTTTGGAAAAAGAAGGTTCAACAAATCCATTGGTTCACAGTAGCTGCTAAATAACCAACATCTCCTGCACGGTTTCCCCTTAAAAAGCCATCCACAATCAACAACCCTTCTTACACATGCGCAAATCTTATGTGTTGGAACAAAAAAAAGTAGAGCAACTTCTACAAACTAGGTGATGGAAATTTCCATTTTCTACACCACGATATATCAAAGTAGGTAAATATGTTCGgcaagcatgaaatttgatcttcaaatCATCTAAATTTATTGCAGTTACACATTTATTACCTTAATTAGCACAGTTGTGTATTCTTCACATGATGGAATTGCTGAAACATCCTAAAAGTCATGAATCTATAATGCACctgataattttaatcaactCTGTCAAAAGCTTCTAAATCCTCTTTTTGACTTGGATGGCTTAATTTGCAGAATCTATGCCGTGTTATGTGCACTTAAGATATCATGTCTGTTGATCATAACTTAAGAACAACATTCTATAGCCACATTTAGTGGTTGATGGTGTTGGAAATGCTCTCAAATTTAGTAAGGCCTGATACCGAGTTAGTTTGAAAAGCATATGCAGGAAGGATGTTAAAGAGCAAAGCAGAGAATGCAAGACAACTGATAAGAATAACTAATCTGAACACTGCAGAATAACTAATGGGAACATGTAAAAACAGTTCAACTTTAACAGTCATAGAATTAAGTCCCTTGCCTTGGGTCAAAGGTGCATCTATGTTACCCACAAGTTTTGAAACAAGGGAAGGATCTGGAAAAAAGAGGTGCTTTGTTTAACattgaaaaatacaaatgaATACTGTAATGTCAAAAGTAGAAACAACTAAACAAGCTTACAGAAATGCAATTTTCAGACTGATTCTCAACATTTCTAACACAGAACCTATAATGCTTTCTTCATCACAAACCTTTAGATCCTTAACTTGTATTTGTCTGCTGAAATAATCACTACAAAAGTAAAAGAGATATTCTTGGTACAAACCTTATTTGTTCCCAATAGGCGCCACATATCATTGCTCTTTCGTATTTAAGTAAAACAGTCATGTCAATTAACCAGTCATGCCATTTGCTTTCCAGCCCTAAATGACTGAAGAACCCATAATCCACATAATCCTTTGCGGTAACCCCAGTATCTTTTACAGGGAGACAAAGAATGGTGGCGTCGGTTGATCCCTCATTTTAGACATCATTCAATTACCTAAAATATGGGAAATTAGTGCTATACAAAGGTTGCAAAGCAAAGCCCTCAGCAGATTTTACGTCAGCTGAGTGCCACACATTAGCAAACCATTGCATAGGTTATATAATCTTTCATCACAGCCAATCATTATTCATTGTTTCTCAATCATCTACTTCACAGTTCACACCCCCTCCACCTCCcctcctttttaaaaggcctAGTGCTACTTTAATAATATCATTAAACTCCAACAtcacaatttaaaatattcaaagcAGTATTAAATTAATGCTTCCACTCGCCAAGATGCTCAGTAAATTATATACTAGTAATTGTTTTAACTATTCAATTTCAATCGAAATTTCAGTTTTGAAAATCAAAGCAATGTATGACAGAATTTCGCATTTAAAGACAGAAGGTTTCATCAGTAATTACCAAATCAAATCCCATCAACTTAAATCCTTGGACGAGCAACTCGCGCTTTAAATTCCACCGACATTTCCATCACTAACTTCCCCTTTCTTGACCCAAACCATCCCTTCATTTCTCTGATTCCGCTCTCTACTCCTAGTAAATTTCCCATAATGACTCCTATTCAGCTCCCTATTGCCCCCACGGTGATTGAAATTTGTATTCTGGCTCCCGTATCTACTATGATCCCCCGTCATAATCTCACCTTTCATTGACATTGCTCTAAATTTCCGTCCAATCTCCATCGTCCGATCCTCCGTTCTAGTTATAATCCTCGGTTTGCATTCTGTCCTCGCCTCAACACTCGCTTGCCTCGGTGCGTGGACTTCTTCTCCAATCACCTCCTCCTCCCGCTTAACATTCTCCACAGTCGCAGGCAACGGCGGGTTCACAGCAGGTCCCACCACTCCCTCCTCCATATTCTCTGCTCCAgctttctgtttcttcttgtcctttttcttgcttttccctttcttcttcttcctgaCCTTCAATTGCTCGcctttcttctccttctcgACGTCCTCACTTTCCTTAACCGCAAAACCTACCGCGATTTCCGCTTCCTTGGACTTCCCTTCGGCAACACGCTTCCCATTCTCCCGATTACGTCGACGAAAATGCCCATTTTTACGGTTTTCTCTTCCATCTACCTCGTCATTAACTCGCTCTTCaacttgtttttccttttcttcttgttcttgTCGCGgttcatctttttcttccttttccttctgCTTTCGCTCTTGCTCTTTGATCCATCTTTCCTGCAATTGAAGGAGAGTAACGTAATTTGAAGGAACGGAAGGCAACTTTTTCTTTCCGTTGATTTTCTCAGACTCCTccattgaagaaaaaagaaataatcaCAACAGAGAAGAGAAACAGAAATTTAAGCCATAGTTatataaatcataaacaaaGATAAATTAAACGAAAAGTATTTTGATTTCATTCCTTgctgagaaaggaaaagaaatgaatcaGAGGACCGACCAGCGACACTTTCAGGTACACCTTTTAACTGGCGATTTTGGGAAGATAAAATGGCGTCGAATTTGTCATGAATTACGGAGTTGCCACTGTAGTTAGGGACTAAAAAGAGTAGTGGGGCCCATGCACGAGGACATAATCCGGGAAAGGTGATATTCGGGACAAGTCAGGTCCCTCCAATCGGGTCTTCCACTTATTCATCTTTTAGACTTATTACAGAAGCCCAAATCAGGAGAACTTGGCCCATTTCTATAACTTTTTAAGGCTGTGGGCCGCATAATTTTTtctgatttattttttactataaaaaaatcaatatgaTTATGTTTTAATTTCCTTCGATAATTCGAAtttcaaagtataaaattgactctatattttaacaaaaaaaaattattattccATTCAAATTTCCATCAGATCTAATTAAGTCcagatttcatttttatttttcttcaatattgATTCCTTGAGCTACGCTCCTAgtaaatattaaattcatttatCAAGTACATACTCCTGTTATTTGATTGGCAAGCTTATAAGATGGAGATTACGGATGGTAATTATTGTTTTTCTAAAAGTGGTTTGCGAAAAACGCTAGAATTGATCAAATTGTTGCCACTTTTATCAATACAAGAAGCCTCAAAGAATAAGGCCTAATTAGACTTTCCTTGAAACTGCACACGTTCATCCTCCACTCCCCTTTCCTatttaaacttcaaatccttGCATGCATTTGTAttaaccctcacagttccatCATATTCAGTTtgagaattatttttttttaaataacaaaatgaatCGTTCTGATAGTAGCAGCGATGATGAGCATGAGTATTCTCAAAACCACCAGCCCGCACCAGTGAATTACGCCTACGCTTCTCCGCCACCTCCACCTCAAGGTTTATCAATGTTTAACATTTATTTCAATTCAAGTTCTGGTTTCATGCATGCttaagataaattttttttaccttttggGTGTGGAAAATCAGGTTATCACTCACCCCAGgatcaaaatacaaatagtCAAGCTCTTTATTATCCTCCACCAGCACAGGCTTATTGTCAGCCACAGCCAGGCCATCCTCCTCCGATTTATGTTTCACCACCGGCGTCAACTCCACCAAGTTATCCTCCCGTAGGCTACCCCCAAGCTGCACCTCAACCTCAAGCCCAGCCTCAGACTATAATTTACAATCAGGCGCCCTCCGGCCCTCCACAACAACAACAGCAGCAGCAACAGGAGGAGGTTGTAGCTGTTGGCTGCTTGGAAGGATGGTGAATCTCTCTCTCACTGTTAATGTTACTTGTCTAAAGTAACTTcatgcaaatttttttttgtttttatttttttcgtAATAGtgcattaatatttttaatctatttttacaaaaatttacaaaaatttttgtgttttgcAGCCTTGCTGCTCTTTGCTGCTGCTTCATTTTGGATCGATGTTTTGAGGAGTAAATCAGACAGATCAATTCTAGGTGCAGCTCTACCATGTCGTCTCAAATAAAATTGGACATGCTTAGAGGATACGTTGCTTTATAAGAATAAACCACTggaattcattttttttaatctaatgCTTTGTAATAATTATTAGTTACCCATGAATAACTAAATGTTAGTGACAAAGCCttaattgtttcaaaatttatgaattgttaattttgtttgaagttaataaaagtatatttaAGTTAACCTCAAAAGATTCGATACCGCAAAATTATGTTAGGCATtttcaaaaaccaaaaaagaaaattaatttgttgCAAGAGCTTGATGGCACCATATGTGTTAACTAATGCTAGCGAATATATATTGATAAGTTGCTGATTTTCTCATTAATTAAGTATAATTTTCACGTGATCATTGGAATTAGGCAGGTGATCATGGAATTATCAAGAATTTTGCTGGAATCAAGGGCTAAATATGTGCATCATAAGATAGTGTTTGACAATAAATGAAAAGGATTCTGTACTCCAAACAACCAATTTTCACCTTATAGGAGAGGTGTGAGTACAATTTCCTTTGAAGGGTATGCCCCCATGAATGAAATTTTTCTCaagtaattaaaatataaaataaaacaattgatCCCATCCAATCGGTATTTACAAACTCATCACACCCCTCTGAAGAGCGAAAACACTCATActcaggttttttttttttaacaaactTGCTTGATGGATTTGGATtcaatgaaatgaaattcatttttttttggtgtgaATTAAGGTTATTGGGAAATTGGAGACAACTTTAGAATTAAAGAGATCTTGGCTTGATGGTTGGGTGTGGTCTTTGTCTTTGGTCTTGTAGTTTGGTAGGAAAAAAGATTGAGATGCTGTGGTCGATGGTAAAGGATCGGAAGTCGATAATGATAGTTTATTATTAGTGGAGCAAAGTCGAATTATATTAAGTCTTATATCTTctaaatttttgttatttatttacaaaggtatttaaaattttaaacttattCATTAATGAGGTGATAATCTTTTATTCATTGATAATgtataaaaaaacataataatatcaaatataaaatttattgttttcttagaccaataaaatttgaattttatcgACACCTCTCTTAAACcacatttaaaacttttatataaaataatatttttattcaacaaattaaaaatcatcagTTTAATTATCTATCattatatttaatgtaaatttagTACTATACTATAATAACACCTCGAAGTTGTTCCAATAGCTTcaagcttcaattttcattttggtaGAACATTTGGTTTCCACTTTCCGCAAAAGCTCCCTCCTCCAATTTTGAAATTCAGAATGAAGAACCTTAAAACGCATTCTTTACTTGACAACCAAGAAAAGCTGTCACTTTCGGGTCTGATCACTAGCAGCTCGAGAGGAACTTGATACCATCTCCACTGCTGGACCTCTCAGGGAGCTCAAACCTCTTGACGTGGCAAGCGCCAAAAGCACCGTTAACGgcaaaagaaacaataaagaGAGCACGCTTTACAAGGCAAAGACCACGTTTTATCAAAACTCTTGAACAGTCAGCCACCTGGACCCCTCTGCCTTCTTGCAGTAGTGAAAGTTTAACCTCCCAATGTTCACCCCTCCAATCAGACTCTAACTCATCCGTTGCATGCAATAGACTACGACCAGCGGACACGTGGGCGAACTCCAGAATTAACCGACCGGATGCAAAAGGGGGTAGTGTCGTAATATGGAAAGGCCAAGGACAAAAAACGACCAAACCAATCCTGATAGGTGTAGCCACGCATGGCCGCCAACGCCACACGCGTTGTAACCAGAGGGAGCTTTTGATTGGTGTAAGAGCGGTTCAAGTTGAGTGGGGATCAAATTCAAGGCTCGCTTGTCAAAACTTTTCTATTTCCTCCTATTGATTTGTTTGTATCCTAGAGTTTTTGGTTAAAGTATGATGTGTTAGCGTGCATGGACCCACTCGCTACTGCAAAATCCCACTTGTCCGTATCTCTAAGCCCCTCAAACACGTACCCATCATACAATATCCAAATGTCTACGTCTCCTGCCTCCTTGTTTCATGTTGCCTTGCACTCATTGGCTGATTTCTGCTCTTTAAAACCACCGCCCCCTTCCCCCCTTCCCCTCAAAAGCCTATCACACCTCTTCACTTCATAATCTATCTTCTTCTCCTCTGTCTCACAGAGTACTCGAGACACATACTCTTTGTTAGAGGTCTTACACTTCAACATTCGGTTCAATTTTGGGTGAGAAAGTGAGAGGAAGAAGGCGCTATGATTAAGACGTTGAATCCTTACTCCACCACAGCTAAAACAGCTGAAATTATGTCCAGGTACAGGCCTATAGCTCCGAAACCTGAGGTGCCTGCAAACTCCTTGAATGAGAACTCAGCTATGTCTCAGAAGATCAGGCAGTCTCCTTATCTGAGGAATTTGTGGCCTCAGCTGCAGGCTAGGCCTACTAGGACTAGGAAGAGAGGTAGAGCTGCTTTATCACCACCAACACTCAAGAGAGCAAGGACCCATGTCCTAGGGCTTTCTTCACCCAGTCCGGTAACATCCCCTGCTAAAAACCTCTCTTTGCAAGGTTTTTCTCATGGGATTCCTCAGCTTTCTGTTCCTAACTTTGTAAACACTGGTGGAGGCTTGGAGATTTCTTGTGCACCACCAGCAAGTTTGGTGACGCTTCCTCTTCTTCCATGTCCTCCCTCGGGTCCGATTGCTGCCAACAAGGCAACATTACCTGCACTCAATTGCATGGAGCCTTGTGGAGGAGAAAAAGTGATAGATTTGAACACAGTGGCTGAAATTCCAGAGGAGAAGGATCTGTTGAAGCAGCTCCAAGGTCCTGTCACCAGCGGCGTTATAGCACCTCAGCCAATTCGACCAGTGGGTTCCAGCATCAGTGTTGGATGCATCAGTGAGGACCCAAGCCTAACCCCACCAATGCAAGTTCCAAAGAAATCAGAGGAAGTTGAAGAAGAGGTCGAGTCCGAGGCCTTGCCGGCAGTGATATCTGACTCAAACAACAAAGTTAGACTGGCAAATTCTGCTTACAAAGAGATGGTGGGTCAACCAGAGTGTCCATGGCTGGATTCTATGGTAACAGTTGAAGGAAGAGCAGGAGGCAACTCATGCAAGAGAATCTGTGGGGAAGTGATGCTTCATCTATCTGATTCGAGGGTGCCAGTTACATCAAACCGGTTTTCATGCTGGGTGAGGATTGATTGGGGAAGTGATGGGAAGAAAAGCTCAATCAATGCCTTCTGCGATGTGATCAGATTATCATGTCAGTCAAAGGACTACCTCTTCACATGGAGGTTCCATACCCACAACAGGGAAGCAACTCACTCGAGCTGCAAcgtttgaaatttgaaatgtaCACAGCTCTTTACTACAAAATGCACTTTAGCTAGTAGTATATGCAtagatgatatatatataagtatcAAGTATAGTGTAGTATAGTAGTTTTTGTCAGCATATTTTGTGTAGCTATATATGCCAAGTTTACTCCATTTACTTCTTAAACTTTGTGTCTGGATGCTTGCAACTTGTTGTAGCGGCCCCAAGAAAGAGGTTAGAAATAGtcaaataggaaaaatattgGCAGAATTGATAATCTTTACTTAAAAATAGTTCTGCTGTTTGCCTGTTACTGTATATCAtttcaaagcaaaaaaaaaaaaattatatcgTAGAAATGTAAGCTTCTATTATCTGGCAATTCATAATTTGCTCTTTAGTTTCTTTATCACTCTTTCCATTACGCGTATGATGTACCAGAAGCGAAGTACAATATAAAGTAAGTACTATGATAAAGCTCTGACAAGTCATATCCTCACCGGGTAATCATCTTCACCATTTGGTGGGCCCTTCCATTTGAAATTGTCTGCATATGACTTAACCTGGAATCACAACAATGAAAAACACCAATCTCCCATGTAataattccttgaaaaatgtACATAGCATAAGAAATGATTCTCATAAACATTCCTAGTAAATCCTAGTTTCCTTTATCTGTGAAGGGGGAAGGCATTGAAAACTGCATGGGTTTAACGATGAGAGCAGAAGGCAGAAGCATCCTAGATACTATGGCACTTTGTCCTGTTTTCATACAAGTTAATTAGCCAGAAATATGgggtaaaaagaagaagaaaagagtcCTCTGTCCAATATAGAGTTCAGTGAAAATGTCCCTCAAACCAAATATCCGGGCTTCAACGACCAGGAAATATTTTAGCTTgtcattgaaaataaaatggtaacaggcaaataaaagaaagtaaagaGAGTCAAAACCTTGAGAAGAGGTGTATGTCGTTTCTTGACCTGTAGGGAAATATGATACGTCAAAGATTACACAAACGAAAACGTAGTTATGACATCTAAAATCACTATAATTCCAATAAACTTGTCTGTGTGAAG from the Theobroma cacao cultivar B97-61/B2 chromosome 8, Criollo_cocoa_genome_V2, whole genome shotgun sequence genome contains:
- the LOC18591962 gene encoding vicilin-like seed storage protein At2g18540; its protein translation is MEESEKINGKKKLPSVPSNYVTLLQLQERWIKEQERKQKEKEEKDEPRQEQEEKEKQVEERVNDEVDGRENRKNGHFRRRNRENGKRVAEGKSKEAEIAVGFAVKESEDVEKEKKGEQLKVRKKKKGKSKKKDKKKQKAGAENMEEGVVGPAVNPPLPATVENVKREEEVIGEEVHAPRQASVEARTECKPRIITRTEDRTMEIGRKFRAMSMKGEIMTGDHSRYGSQNTNFNHRGGNRELNRSHYGKFTRSRERNQRNEGMVWVKKGEVSDGNVGGI
- the LOC18591963 gene encoding cysteine-rich and transmembrane domain-containing protein A produces the protein MNRSDSSSDDEHEYSQNHQPAPVNYAYASPPPPPQGYHSPQDQNTNSQALYYPPPAQAYCQPQPGHPPPIYVSPPASTPPSYPPVGYPQAAPQPQAQPQTIIYNQAPSGPPQQQQQQQQEEVVAVGCLEGCLAALCCCFILDRCFEE
- the LOC18591964 gene encoding uncharacterized protein LOC18591964; this translates as MIKTLNPYSTTAKTAEIMSRYRPIAPKPEVPANSLNENSAMSQKIRQSPYLRNLWPQLQARPTRTRKRGRAALSPPTLKRARTHVLGLSSPSPVTSPAKNLSLQGFSHGIPQLSVPNFVNTGGGLEISCAPPASLVTLPLLPCPPSGPIAANKATLPALNCMEPCGGEKVIDLNTVAEIPEEKDLLKQLQGPVTSGVIAPQPIRPVGSSISVGCISEDPSLTPPMQVPKKSEEVEEEVESEALPAVISDSNNKVRLANSAYKEMVGQPECPWLDSMVTVEGRAGGNSCKRICGEVMLHLSDSRVPVTSNRFSCWVRIDWGSDGKKSSINAFCDVIRLSCQSKDYLFTWRFHTHNREATHSSCNV